The Xiphophorus maculatus strain JP 163 A chromosome 23, X_maculatus-5.0-male, whole genome shotgun sequence genome contains a region encoding:
- the LOC102217803 gene encoding leucine-rich repeat and immunoglobulin-like domain-containing nogo receptor-interacting protein 2, with product MLHAVVSCWQPFLGLVLVAAFVGSSLGCPSRCECSAQTKAVVCHRKRMPTIPDGIPTETRILDLSKNKLTMINPDDFINFPGLEELDLSGNLISYVEPGAFNALFNMHSLSLKSNRIKLIPLGVFTALTNLTQLDISDNKIVILLDYMFQDLHNLRSLEVGDNDLVYISHRAFSGLLSLEELTLERCNLTVVPTEALSHLHNLVSLHLRYLSISTLHPYSFKKLFRLRHLEIDNWPSLDHVPVNTLHGLNLTTLFITNTNLSSFPYQALKHLPYLTHLNLSFNRIRHIEGGMLMELVRLRELHLVGAQLTTIDLYAFQGLRGLKVLNVSHNRLDTLEKGVFQSPEALEVLLINNNPLVCDCRLMWILQKKHSILFGDSQPECSTPEGIRGRPFKEFKEALLSYYVTCTKPKIRENKTQTITVDEGQQAMLRCSAEGTPRPSLSWLSPRRRVLTSRNHGRLTVHNNGTLEIKSAEIQDSGVYLCLASNTAGNDTLMASLAVKSLGSLYANRTQHYTDPNNGTANETANISLGLDLKTILVSTAMGCFTFLGVVLFCFLLLFVWSRGKGKHKNNIDVEYVPRSKSNGTNVDSAEGQAGPRRFNMKMM from the coding sequence ATGCTGCACGCGGTCGTCTCCTGCTGGCAGCCATTCCTTGGACTGGTACTAGTGGCTGCCTTTGTGGGCTCTTCTTTAGGATGTCCCTCACGCTGCGAGTGCTCGGCCCAGACCAAGGCCGTCGTCTGTCACCGCAAGCGAATGCCCACCATCCCAGACGGCATCCCGACCGAGACCAGGATCCTGGACCTGAGTAAAAACAAGCTGACAATGATCAACCCTGATGACTTTATTAACTTCCCTGGTCTGGAGGAACTGGACCTCAGTGGGAATCTGATCAGCTACGTCGAGCCTGGAGCTTTTAACGCCTTGTTTAACATGCACTCACTCAGCCTAAAGAGCAACCGCATCAAGCTCATCCCTCTGGGGGTTTTCACAGCCCTGACAAATCTAACCCAACTGGATATCAGTGACAACAAGATCGTCATTCTTTTGGATTATATGTTCCAGGATTTACATAATCTGAGGTCTTTGGAAGTGGGAGACAATGACCTGGTTTATATTTCTCACCGTGCGTTCAGTGGACTCCTGAGCCTGGAGGAATTAACTTTAGAACGATGCAACCTTACAGTTGTACCCACCGAGGCGCTCTCTCACCTGCACAACCTGGTCAGCCTTCATCTCCGTTACCTCAGCATTAGCACTTTGCATCCGTACTCCTTCAAAAAGCTGTTCCGGTTGCGGCATTTAGAAATCGATAACTGGCCTTCACTGGACCACGTGCCAGTGAATACCCTGCATGGCCTGAACCTGACCACATTGTTCATAACCAACACCAACTTATCCTCCTTCCCTTACCAAGCCCTGAAGCACCTGCCCTACCTGACCCACCTCAACCTGTCCTTCAACCGGATCCGCCACATCGAAGGAGGGATGCTGATGGAGCTGGTTCGGTTGCGAGAGTTGCATCTAGTGGGAGCTCAGCTGACCACCATCGATCTGTACGCCTTTCAAGGCCTACGGGGTCTCAAGGTGCTCAACGTCTCCCACAACCGCCTGGACACCCTGGAAAAGGGCGTGTTCCAGTCCCCCGAGGCTCTGGAGGTCCTTCTGATCAACAACAACCCCTTGGTGTGTGACTGTCGTCTCATGTGGATCCTGCAGAAAAAGCACTCCATTTTGTTTGGAGACTCGCAGCCAGAATGCAGCACACCCGAGGGGATCCGTGGTCGGCCTTTCAAGGAGTTCAAGGAGGCGCTCCTGTCTTACTACGTAACGTGCACCAAGCCAAAAATCCGCGAGaataaaacccaaacaattACTGTGGACGAGGGCCAGCAGGCAATGCTGCGCTGCAGCGCCGAAGGGACGCCGAGGCCGAGCCTGTCGTGGCTGTCCCCACGTCGACGAGTACTGACGAGTCGGAACCACGGACGACTGACGGTGCACAACAATGGCACATTAGAGATCAAGTCTGCAGAGATACAAGACAGTGGCGTGTACCTCTGCCTGGCCTCCAACACTGCTGGAAATGACACCCTGATGGCTTCATTAGCGGTGAAAAGTCTGGGGTCGCTGTACGCCAACAGGACCCAGCATTACACAGACCCTAACAACGGCACTGCCAACGAAACGGCCAACATTTCCCTTGGTCTGGACCTGAAGACTATTTTAGTGTCCACCGCTATGGGCTGCTTCACCTTCCTGGGAGTGGTCTTGTTTTGCTTCCTGCTCCTTTTCGTGTGGAGcagaggaaaaggaaaacataaaaacaacatcgATGTGGAATATGTACCTCGGTCAAAGTCCAACGGTACTAATGTCGATTCAGCAGAGGGACAGGCTGGTCCGCGGCgttttaacatgaaaatgatgtaa